Proteins from one Candidatus Parcubacteria bacterium genomic window:
- a CDS encoding prepilin-type N-terminal cleavage/methylation domain-containing protein produces MFKCLNAKKLKCEGFSLLEVLVAITVLIVGLVGAIGLIVYNVSISRASPEKIIAVNLAQEGIEVVRNIRDSNWLAGVVWDQDIPSGNSIPIFTDNNRNDWPSDPDKWRLSHIGAAESWKEDVYYDDIDKFYGQSKKQSTNPAQFPDDWISTIFTRKITITEFFVIDENPRKFAFIKIVMAKFWPDQVKVISQVDWTDRSGNSHTIILENHLYNWR; encoded by the coding sequence ATGTTTAAATGTTTAAATGCTAAAAAGTTAAAATGTGAGGGTTTCAGTTTGCTTGAGGTTTTGGTTGCCATTACAGTGCTTATTGTTGGCTTGGTTGGTGCCATAGGTTTGATTGTTTATAATGTTTCTATCAGCAGGGCAAGCCCGGAGAAAATTATCGCTGTTAATTTAGCGCAGGAGGGAATAGAAGTGGTGAGAAACATCCGTGACAGCAACTGGCTGGCAGGTGTGGTTTGGGATCAAGATATTCCTTCTGGCAATTCTATTCCTATTTTTACAGATAATAATAGAAATGATTGGCCTTCTGACCCAGATAAATGGAGACTTAGTCATATAGGGGCTGCGGAAAGCTGGAAAGAAGATGTTTACTATGATGATATTGATAAATTTTATGGCCAGTCAAAAAAGCAAAGCACTAACCCTGCTCAATTTCCAGACGATTGGATTTCAACAATTTTCACTCGTAAGATCACTATTACTGAGTTTTTTGTTATTGATGAGAATCCACGTAAGTTCGCTTTTATTAAGATTGTTATGGCTAAGTTTTGGCCAGACCAAGTAAAAGTAATTTCCCAAGTTGATTGGACTGACCGCAGCGGGAATTCTCATACCATCATTCTTGAAAACCATTTGTATAATTGGAGATAG
- a CDS encoding prepilin-type N-terminal cleavage/methylation domain-containing protein has protein sequence MEHITHNKKAFTLIEILVAVTIFVLVVAAAIGIFVSSMQGKERVNQLKEIEDNARYVMEMMSREIRMGYEIASDEADTFDSEIDFVDSSVVSIKLCRADENGNCDSNGDYLAKREESAAPSSNHLITSSKVKITNLIFYVNDFDLTNSPQPRVTISMTVASKDDAVSMDFQTTLSPRIY, from the coding sequence ATGGAACACATAACACATAACAAAAAAGCTTTTACTCTTATTGAAATTCTTGTTGCAGTAACTATTTTTGTATTAGTTGTTGCTGCTGCAATAGGAATTTTTGTTTCCAGTATGCAAGGCAAGGAGCGAGTTAATCAATTAAAAGAAATAGAAGACAATGCTCGCTATGTAATGGAAATGATGAGCAGGGAAATTAGAATGGGTTATGAAATTGCCAGTGATGAAGCAGATACCTTTGATTCAGAAATAGATTTTGTTGATTCTTCAGTTGTTTCAATAAAACTATGCAGAGCAGACGAAAATGGTAATTGCGATTCAAATGGAGATTATTTAGCAAAAAGAGAAGAAAGCGCTGCTCCTTCAAGTAATCATTTGATCACTTCCAGCAAAGTAAAAATTACTAATCTTATTTTCTATGTTAATGATTTTGATTTAACTAATAGTCCCCAACCAAGAGTAACTATCTCAATGACTGTTGCTTCAAAAGATGATGCAGTAAGCATGGATTTCCAGACCACTCTTTCTCCAAGAATATATTAA
- a CDS encoding pilus assembly PilX N-terminal domain-containing protein, protein MYFKIFHNQKGQIALLITLVILGAILSIGAGLTLVTIKEMRMSKTTVESIQAFFVADSGMEYALHETYKRGGTPPTGTCDNIGEGEYCLDTDEGIESIGTVKGKRRTVRIINNWAKVYGGTGDDEISEAFRIPGGGYSLLMDTTSYGPHAAAGDFVIVDIDADGTPELGKAFGGNNRETIYEAVSHRLPSGGYIITGKTKSYGNGDYDIFVLKLDANKDPLWQKTFGGPDFEETLDIKLTPAASNGGCILWGGTKSYGAGDEDTLVIKLDDNGNQEWAYTFGGVNCDRGGSMDLAGSGYILMGDTESYGEGYKDLFLIKLNSNGILQWAKTFGYSNRSEYCASNITTSDGGQIMSTYDMYNRVGGSFRKMCGTLIKLDSSGDQEWVTRCFSPGGWGGLGGPEKALDGGYFSVGSYYVGGGKWHGFFVKFDDNGNEQWTKYFAGGGSDSFSNLSENYTLDRGYFMVGNTTSWGAGGKDGIFLKMSKDGLIYDCPPFTSAAAPICSSVGAVPTHDITGDIIVTPLVVDETNFTFDIEDDVVIDSSNVCTGAGAKWIEIR, encoded by the coding sequence ATGTATTTTAAAATTTTTCATAATCAAAAAGGACAAATCGCCTTATTAATCACCCTCGTCATTTTAGGCGCTATTTTATCCATTGGCGCTGGTTTAACTTTGGTTACTATTAAAGAAATGAGAATGTCAAAGACCACAGTAGAATCAATTCAAGCTTTTTTTGTAGCTGATAGCGGAATGGAATATGCTTTGCACGAAACCTATAAAAGAGGAGGCACGCCGCCAACTGGTACTTGTGATAATATTGGCGAAGGCGAATATTGTCTGGATACTGATGAAGGAATTGAATCTATTGGAACAGTGAAAGGAAAAAGAAGAACTGTTCGGATTATTAATAACTGGGCAAAAGTTTATGGAGGGACAGGCGATGATGAGATATCAGAGGCCTTTCGAATTCCTGGTGGAGGATATAGTTTGCTTATGGATACAACATCTTATGGACCTCACGCTGCAGCAGGAGATTTTGTTATTGTGGATATAGATGCAGATGGAACACCAGAATTAGGAAAGGCGTTTGGAGGAAATAATAGAGAGACAATCTACGAGGCAGTTTCACATAGGTTGCCAAGTGGAGGATATATTATAACCGGCAAAACAAAATCTTATGGTAATGGAGATTATGATATATTTGTACTTAAATTAGATGCTAATAAAGATCCACTATGGCAAAAGACTTTTGGAGGACCAGATTTTGAGGAAACACTTGACATTAAACTGACTCCGGCCGCTTCAAATGGAGGGTGTATATTATGGGGTGGAACAAAATCTTATGGCGCCGGAGATGAAGATACTCTTGTCATAAAATTAGATGATAATGGAAACCAGGAATGGGCGTATACTTTTGGAGGAGTAAATTGTGATAGGGGGGGATCAATGGATTTAGCTGGTTCAGGATATATTCTTATGGGCGACACAGAATCATACGGAGAGGGGTATAAGGATCTTTTTCTTATTAAATTAAATAGTAATGGTATTTTACAATGGGCAAAAACATTTGGATACAGCAACAGAAGTGAATATTGCGCTTCAAATATCACAACTTCAGATGGGGGGCAAATAATGAGCACTTATGATATGTATAATCGTGTTGGAGGTTCTTTCAGAAAAATGTGTGGCACTTTAATTAAATTAGATAGTAGTGGTGATCAAGAGTGGGTAACAAGATGTTTTTCTCCAGGTGGCTGGGGCGGGCTTGGCGGGCCAGAAAAAGCATTAGATGGAGGCTATTTTAGTGTGGGAAGTTACTACGTAGGTGGTGGCAAATGGCATGGTTTTTTTGTTAAATTTGATGATAATGGAAATGAGCAATGGACAAAATATTTTGCAGGAGGTGGTTCGGACTCTTTTTCTAATCTTAGTGAAAACTATACTTTAGATAGAGGATATTTTATGGTTGGTAATACCACATCTTGGGGAGCAGGGGGTAAAGATGGCATTTTTTTGAAGATGTCTAAAGATGGTTTGATATATGATTGTCCGCCTTTTACGAGCGCTGCTGCGCCGATTTGCAGTTCAGTAGGTGCTGTGCCAACCCATGACATAACAGGAGACATAATAGTTACTCCCCTTGTTGTTGACGAAACAAACTTTACTTTTGACATAGAAGATGACGTTGTTATAGATTCTTCTAATGTCTGCACTGGAGCTGGAGCAAAATGGATAGAGATTAGATAA
- the ligA gene encoding NAD-dependent DNA ligase LigA, whose amino-acid sequence MDKKQTKERIEKLKKVIREARYSYHVLDKSIMSDAALDSLKHELFELEQKYPEFITQDSPSQRIGGKPLDKFKKVRHTVAQWSFNDVFDESELRNFDKRMKKELGTQEMNYTAELKIDGMHIILTYEKGVLKTGATRGDGKVGEDATQNLKTIESIPLRIKENIDVVVEGEIFMRKSVFEKLNKQRKERGQTSFANPRNAAAGAIRQLDSKIVKERKLDCFIYDYSWPEKDVPETQIQELKKLMELGFKVNKNFHYCKNIDEVIKFWKDWQKKRESKDFWIDGIVVKVNRREYQNKLGYTGKAPRWAIAFKWPGEQAATILEKVVFQIGRTGRLTPVACLKPVNIGGAVVSRATLHNADEIKRLGVKTGDTVIVEKAGDVIPHINRFLPALRPKDAKNIQTPGACPVCGSKVVRPKGEVAHYCSNKKCGARQRNKLSWFASKKAFDIEGLGPKIIDQLMDKGLVSNPADLFTLKKGDIIPLESLHRKKPKAFLRGFAEKSSSNLIQAIEKSRTITLPKFLISLGIKYIGEETAELLIRKIQDTRHKIQSINNLIDFFESKNQEYFEQIDGIGPKAATSIKNWFSQKENIQLLRDLFKAGVKIEKEKLVKSSKLTGRSFVFTGELKSMSRDKAKERIKESGGKTPNSISRNTDFLVVGKSPGSKYEKAKALGINIILEKEFLGMIK is encoded by the coding sequence ATGGATAAGAAACAGACAAAAGAAAGAATTGAAAAACTGAAAAAAGTGATACGAGAAGCAAGATATAGCTATCATGTTTTAGATAAATCAATAATGTCTGATGCGGCTTTGGATTCTTTAAAGCATGAGCTTTTTGAATTGGAGCAGAAATATCCTGAATTTATTACACAGGATTCTCCAAGCCAGAGAATAGGCGGGAAGCCATTAGATAAATTTAAAAAAGTGCGTCATACTGTTGCCCAATGGTCTTTTAATGATGTTTTTGATGAAAGCGAACTTAGAAATTTTGACAAGAGAATGAAAAAAGAGCTTGGAACGCAAGAAATGAATTATACTGCTGAACTGAAGATTGACGGCATGCATATTATTTTAACTTATGAAAAAGGCGTTTTGAAAACTGGAGCAACCAGAGGCGACGGCAAAGTCGGTGAGGATGCCACACAAAATCTAAAAACAATTGAATCAATTCCTTTACGGATAAAAGAAAATATTGATGTGGTTGTTGAAGGAGAGATTTTTATGAGAAAATCAGTTTTTGAAAAGTTGAATAAACAGAGAAAAGAGCGAGGACAGACCTCGTTCGCTAATCCCAGGAACGCGGCTGCTGGCGCAATTCGCCAGCTTGATTCAAAAATCGTTAAAGAACGCAAGCTTGACTGTTTTATTTACGATTATTCCTGGCCTGAAAAAGATGTGCCAGAGACCCAAATTCAAGAGCTGAAAAAATTAATGGAGCTTGGTTTTAAGGTAAATAAAAATTTTCATTATTGTAAAAATATAGATGAAGTAATAAAATTCTGGAAAGATTGGCAGAAAAAAAGAGAATCCAAGGATTTTTGGATAGATGGAATAGTGGTAAAAGTAAATCGCAGGGAATATCAGAACAAGCTTGGCTATACAGGCAAGGCGCCTAGATGGGCAATTGCTTTTAAGTGGCCTGGTGAACAGGCAGCAACGATTTTAGAAAAAGTAGTTTTTCAAATTGGCAGAACAGGCAGGCTTACGCCAGTTGCCTGCCTAAAGCCGGTCAATATTGGCGGAGCCGTTGTTTCCAGGGCAACCCTGCATAATGCTGATGAGATTAAGCGGCTGGGAGTAAAGACCGGCGATACAGTGATTGTTGAAAAAGCTGGCGATGTTATTCCTCATATTAATAGGTTTTTGCCAGCGCTTAGGCCAAAAGATGCTAAAAATATTCAAACTCCGGGTGCCTGCCCTGTTTGCGGTTCAAAAGTAGTTAGGCCGAAAGGAGAGGTAGCGCATTATTGTTCAAACAAAAAATGCGGAGCCAGGCAAAGAAACAAACTTTCTTGGTTTGCTTCCAAGAAAGCATTTGATATTGAAGGATTAGGGCCAAAAATCATTGACCAGTTAATGGACAAGGGATTAGTTTCAAACCCTGCTGATTTATTTACATTGAAAAAAGGAGATATAATTCCTTTGGAAAGCTTGCACCGTAAGAAGCCGAAGGCTTTCCTTCGGGGATTTGCTGAAAAATCAAGTTCTAATTTAATACAAGCTATTGAGAAAAGCAGGACAATAACTTTGCCAAAGTTTTTGATTTCTCTTGGTATAAAATATATTGGTGAGGAAACAGCAGAACTTCTTATTCGCAAGATACAAGATACAAGACACAAGATACAAAGCATTAATAATTTAATTGATTTTTTTGAAAGTAAAAATCAAGAATATTTTGAACAAATTGATGGCATAGGTCCAAAAGCAGCCACAAGTATTAAGAATTGGTTTTCCCAAAAAGAAAACATTCAGCTTTTGCGAGATTTGTTCAAAGCCGGCGTGAAGATAGAAAAAGAAAAATTAGTAAAAAGCAGTAAATTAACCGGTAGGTCTTTTGTTTTTACCGGAGAATTGAAATCAATGTCCAGAGACAAAGCAAAAGAAAGAATAAAAGAATCAGGAGGCAAAACGCCTAATTCAATAAGCAGGAATACTGATTTTCTGGTTGTTGGCAAAAGTCCTGGTTCTAAATATGAAAAAGCAAAAGCATTGGGAATTAATATAATTTTAGAAAAAGAATTTTTAGGAATGATAAAATGA
- the rodA gene encoding rod shape-determining protein RodA, with the protein MTKSFIHHLKRLDWVLIGCVILLVFIGFLSLYSSSLGKDSFLNFNKQIIFFSIGILLMFLVSFFDYRAIKNSPYSILIFYFLCCLALLGLFFFAPEIRGSRGWYKIGGISIDPIEFTKLALIILLAKYFSMRHIEMYGLRHILISSVYFLIPSALIFFQPDLGSILILLCLWVGVLVISGIKLKHFLILIFCGILIFTLSWSFLLKDYQKSRILSFIQPQLEPLGVGWSQNQSKIAIGSGGLFGQGIGHGSQTQYGFLSEPQTDFIFASIAEEMGLMGVVTILILFLIVLFRIFKIAIISSSNFQRLFASGVGIILMAQIFINIGMNLGLLPIIGISLPFISYGGNNLVLTFLALGILQNIYSQRKEMEL; encoded by the coding sequence ATGACAAAAAGCTTTATTCATCATCTTAAAAGGTTAGACTGGGTTTTAATTGGCTGTGTTATTCTATTGGTTTTTATCGGGTTTTTGTCTCTTTATAGCTCTTCATTAGGGAAAGATAGCTTTCTTAATTTCAACAAACAGATTATTTTTTTCAGCATAGGCATACTTTTAATGTTTCTTGTTTCTTTTTTTGATTACAGAGCCATTAAAAACAGCCCTTATTCAATTTTGATTTTTTATTTCCTATGCTGTTTGGCTTTATTAGGCCTGTTTTTCTTTGCACCGGAAATAAGAGGCAGCAGGGGCTGGTATAAGATTGGAGGAATTTCTATTGATCCCATAGAGTTTACCAAGCTTGCTTTAATTATTTTATTGGCAAAGTATTTTTCTATGAGGCATATTGAAATGTATGGCTTGAGGCATATTTTGATTTCCAGTGTTTATTTTTTAATTCCATCTGCTTTAATCTTTTTCCAGCCTGATTTGGGATCAATTTTAATTTTGCTTTGTTTATGGGTCGGTGTTTTAGTTATTTCCGGCATTAAATTAAAACATTTTTTGATTTTAATTTTTTGCGGTATTTTAATTTTTACTTTAAGCTGGTCTTTCTTGCTTAAAGATTATCAAAAGTCCAGAATTTTAAGCTTTATTCAGCCGCAATTAGAGCCATTAGGTGTTGGCTGGAGCCAGAATCAGTCCAAAATTGCTATTGGCTCTGGCGGTCTTTTTGGACAGGGCATTGGGCATGGTTCTCAAACCCAATACGGCTTTTTGTCAGAACCGCAAACAGATTTTATTTTTGCTTCTATTGCTGAAGAAATGGGCTTAATGGGCGTGGTTACAATATTAATTCTGTTTTTAATAGTTCTTTTTCGTATTTTTAAGATTGCTATAATAAGCTCAAGTAATTTCCAACGGCTTTTTGCTTCAGGAGTAGGAATTATTTTGATGGCTCAAATTTTTATTAATATTGGCATGAATTTAGGGCTTTTGCCTATTATTGGCATTTCCCTGCCTTTTATTAGTTATGGCGGCAATAATTTAGTTTTAACTTTTTTAGCTTTAGGAATTCTGCAAAACATATATTCTCAAAGAAAAGAAATGGAGCTTTAA
- the gyrA gene encoding DNA gyrase subunit A, translating into MSNNSEKEKPKEKTAEIGYIKPREITEEMKESYIDYAMSVIVARALPDVRDGLKPVHRRILYAMFEDGLKHDAKFRKSATVVGSVLGRYHPHGDTAVYDSLVRMAQDFSLRYPLIKGQGNFGSIDGDPASAMRYSEAKLSKIGEETLKDITRETVDFRDNYDGTRKEPTVLPSPMPQLLLNGSLGIAVGMMTNIPPHNLSEVANGAIHLIDNPKATTEDLFEFIKGPDFPTGGIIYNRKEIISAYCQGNGPIVIRGKTETSEDKKGRNRILITEIPYQVQKSSLVEQFAKLVQEKKITGIRDIRDESDREGMRIVIELQRDAFPQKILNRLYKFSDLQKTFHLNMLALVDGIQPKVLSLLEVLNYFIIHRKEVVIRRTKYDLRKAEERAHILEGLHKCLSKIDEVIKTIKASANREDALKNLMKKFKLTEIQANAILETKLSALAKLERKKIEEELAEKKRLIKELEAILKSPQKIKEVIKKELREIIENFGDERRTKLVVQKVGEIAEEDLIPQEETIITLTQGGYIKRVNPNVYKIQKRGGKGIMGMKTLGEDIVEHFLFCQTHDELLFFTDSGKVFKIPAYEVPEGTRVAKGRGILNFLELTPQDKILSILHFKKKGDQEDEMKYLVMATKNGMIKKTDLSEFENVRRSGLIAINLKKGDSLRSVNRTSGHDEIAFVTKKGQSIRFKEDNVRPMGRTAAGVTGIRLKGDDELIGMDVIHPVKLSRKFSGHLAKRGFNRVKIQNYLLVVSENGYGKRTDLKEYRLQTRGGSGIKTANITEKTGDLVASKVLSGEEEDLIVISRKGQIIRTPVNSISIISRSTQGVRIMRLDKGDKVASGACI; encoded by the coding sequence ATGAGTAATAATTCAGAAAAAGAAAAACCAAAAGAAAAAACAGCTGAAATTGGTTATATAAAGCCCAGAGAAATTACTGAAGAAATGAAGGAATCATATATTGATTATGCTATGTCAGTAATTGTTGCCAGGGCTTTGCCTGATGTTAGAGACGGTTTAAAGCCGGTTCATCGCCGGATTTTGTATGCAATGTTTGAAGATGGCCTGAAGCATGATGCTAAATTTAGAAAATCAGCTACCGTAGTGGGTTCAGTTTTGGGTCGTTACCATCCTCATGGCGATACTGCTGTCTATGATTCTTTAGTGCGAATGGCACAGGATTTTTCTTTGAGATATCCTTTGATTAAAGGTCAAGGAAATTTTGGATCAATCGATGGCGATCCAGCGAGCGCCATGAGATATTCAGAGGCGAAACTTTCCAAAATTGGTGAGGAAACATTAAAAGATATCACTAGAGAGACAGTGGATTTTAGGGATAATTATGACGGGACCAGGAAAGAACCGACTGTCTTGCCCTCGCCAATGCCCCAGCTTTTATTAAATGGTTCTTTAGGAATCGCAGTTGGCATGATGACTAATATCCCTCCTCATAATTTGTCAGAAGTGGCAAATGGAGCTATTCATTTAATTGATAATCCAAAGGCAACGACAGAAGACCTTTTTGAATTTATTAAAGGGCCTGATTTTCCTACTGGCGGCATCATCTATAATAGAAAAGAAATTATCAGCGCTTATTGCCAAGGCAATGGTCCTATAGTAATAAGGGGAAAAACAGAAACATCTGAAGATAAAAAAGGCAGGAACAGGATTTTAATTACAGAAATCCCATATCAAGTTCAAAAATCATCTTTGGTAGAACAGTTTGCCAAGCTTGTTCAAGAAAAAAAAATCACTGGTATTAGAGATATTAGAGACGAATCAGACAGGGAAGGTATGAGAATTGTTATTGAACTTCAGCGCGATGCTTTCCCGCAAAAAATCTTGAATCGGCTTTATAAATTTTCCGATCTTCAAAAAACATTTCATCTTAATATGCTTGCTTTGGTAGATGGTATCCAGCCAAAGGTTTTATCACTTTTAGAGGTCTTAAACTACTTTATAATTCATAGAAAAGAAGTAGTAATCAGAAGAACCAAATATGATTTGCGCAAAGCAGAAGAAAGAGCGCATATTTTGGAAGGCTTGCATAAATGTCTGTCAAAGATTGATGAAGTGATTAAGACAATTAAAGCATCGGCTAACCGGGAAGATGCGCTGAAGAATTTAATGAAAAAATTCAAGCTTACTGAAATTCAGGCAAACGCTATTTTAGAGACAAAGCTTTCTGCCTTAGCAAAGCTGGAAAGAAAGAAAATTGAGGAAGAATTGGCAGAAAAGAAAAGGCTAATAAAAGAATTAGAAGCTATTTTAAAAAGCCCGCAAAAAATTAAAGAAGTCATTAAAAAAGAGCTTAGAGAAATTATTGAAAACTTCGGCGATGAAAGAAGAACCAAGCTTGTTGTCCAGAAAGTCGGCGAAATTGCTGAAGAGGATTTAATTCCGCAGGAAGAAACGATTATTACTTTAACCCAAGGCGGGTATATAAAAAGAGTGAATCCTAATGTTTATAAGATCCAAAAGAGAGGGGGCAAGGGCATTATGGGGATGAAAACTTTAGGAGAAGATATTGTAGAACATTTCCTTTTTTGCCAAACCCATGACGAACTTCTTTTCTTTACTGATTCAGGAAAGGTTTTTAAAATTCCTGCTTATGAAGTTCCTGAAGGAACAAGGGTTGCTAAAGGCAGAGGAATTTTGAATTTTTTAGAGCTTACTCCTCAAGATAAGATATTATCTATTCTTCATTTTAAAAAAAAGGGAGACCAAGAAGATGAAATGAAGTATTTAGTAATGGCAACGAAAAATGGTATGATAAAGAAAACAGATTTAAGCGAATTTGAAAATGTAAGAAGGTCAGGCTTAATTGCTATTAATCTTAAAAAAGGTGATTCGCTTAGAAGTGTAAATAGAACCTCTGGCCATGATGAAATAGCCTTTGTGACCAAAAAAGGACAGTCAATTAGGTTTAAAGAAGATAATGTGCGACCTATGGGCAGGACAGCTGCTGGGGTGACTGGAATAAGATTAAAGGGGGACGATGAGTTGATTGGAATGGACGTTATTCACCCTGTTAAATTGTCCCGAAAGTTTTCGGGACACCTCGCAAAGCGAGGATTTAACAGGGTAAAAATTCAAAACTATCTTTTAGTTGTAAGCGAGAACGGATATGGAAAAAGAACTGATTTAAAAGAATACAGATTACAGACAAGGGGCGGTTCTGGAATAAAGACAGCCAATATTACTGAAAAGACAGGAGATTTGGTTGCCTCTAAGGTTCTTTCTGGAGAGGAGGAAGATTTAATCGTTATTTCTCGAAAAGGCCAGATTATCAGAACTCCTGTTAATTCTATTTCTATAATCAGCAGGTCAACGCAAGGCGTAAGAATAATGCGCTTGGACAAAGGAGATAAGGTGGCATCAGGCGCTTGTATATAA
- a CDS encoding methyltransferase domain-containing protein: MMSFLNPEQIIKNLRLRKDMIAADFGCGSGSWVLPLAEKLEDGKVYAIDILEEPLSALQSKAKAKNLDNIETVLADIEKNSKLEDGIADLVLITDLLFEVDDVMAVLEEGKRVLKKGGRILVVDWKKDVALGPEQGRVLPSEIKKIAKDLGLKLEREFDAGIYHFALLFEK, encoded by the coding sequence ATTATGAGTTTTCTTAATCCAGAACAAATTATAAAAAATCTTAGATTGCGCAAGGATATGATTGCCGCGGATTTTGGATGCGGTTCTGGTTCCTGGGTATTGCCTTTAGCTGAAAAACTAGAGGATGGCAAGGTTTATGCCATAGATATATTAGAAGAGCCGTTATCTGCTCTTCAGAGTAAGGCGAAAGCCAAGAATTTAGATAATATTGAAACAGTTTTAGCTGATATAGAAAAAAACTCTAAACTTGAAGATGGGATTGCTGATTTGGTTTTGATCACAGACCTTTTATTTGAAGTTGATGATGTTATGGCGGTTTTAGAAGAAGGGAAAAGAGTTCTTAAGAAAGGAGGAAGAATTTTAGTGGTGGACTGGAAAAAAGATGTTGCTTTAGGTCCAGAACAAGGTCGGGTTTTACCAAGCGAAATTAAAAAAATCGCCAAGGATTTAGGACTGAAATTGGAGAGGGAATTTGACGCCGGAATTTACCATTTTGCTTTACTATTTGAAAAATAA
- a CDS encoding Hsp20/alpha crystallin family protein, with protein sequence MSFLKKLKQNIGVEESEKQSEEKPNKKKIKTKKSSKIKVIESNIVEDKKTNEKLSLAKASASKEKWFEQKGELTVDVFQTKDDLVIQSAIAGVKPENLDIIIENDILTIEGTREKPLEDENEEKNYFYQECYWGPFYKRIILQEEVDNSHVEAVMKQGILTIRIPKIQRKKKRKINIKT encoded by the coding sequence ATGTCTTTTTTAAAAAAACTTAAACAAAATATTGGAGTTGAAGAATCAGAAAAACAATCAGAAGAAAAGCCGAATAAAAAGAAAATAAAGACCAAAAAATCATCAAAGATTAAAGTTATTGAGTCAAACATTGTTGAGGATAAAAAAACAAATGAAAAACTCTCCCTTGCTAAAGCTTCAGCGAGCAAGGAAAAATGGTTTGAACAAAAAGGCGAATTAACAGTTGATGTTTTTCAAACTAAAGATGATTTAGTGATTCAATCAGCTATTGCCGGCGTAAAACCAGAAAACTTAGATATTATTATTGAAAATGACATTTTAACCATAGAAGGAACAAGGGAAAAACCGCTAGAAGATGAAAATGAAGAAAAAAACTATTTCTACCAAGAATGCTATTGGGGACCTTTTTATAAAAGAATAATCCTGCAGGAAGAAGTGGATAATTCCCATGTTGAAGCAGTAATGAAACAAGGAATTTTAACTATCAGAATACCAAAAATACAAAGAAAAAAGAAAAGAAAAATCAACATAAAAACTTAA
- a CDS encoding PrsW family intramembrane metalloprotease: MNYILLIVFGLAPSIIWLFYYLRKDVHPEPKRMILKIFIYGALITIPAVCLEICFQKGFDSISLLISASPSPSEISSLFRYGLLQASSLSYSALLIFFLYNIIAIGFVEEFFKYLVVKCKVLNHPEFDEPVDAMVYMIIAGLGFAALENILYLEPHLLPIIKFSESLQITAFRFLGPVFLHALCSGIIGYFLALSIYEAKNKFKFFFIGLIIASILHGLFNYSIIMFEGSLKILIPTIILISLALFVSLGFKKLKKMKSVCKL; the protein is encoded by the coding sequence ATGAATTATATTCTACTTATAGTTTTTGGCCTTGCTCCCAGCATCATCTGGCTTTTTTATTATCTACGAAAAGATGTCCATCCTGAACCAAAAAGAATGATATTAAAAATATTTATTTACGGCGCGCTTATTACTATCCCTGCTGTTTGTTTAGAAATCTGTTTTCAAAAAGGTTTTGATTCAATATCCTTGCTAATATCTGCATCTCCGTCTCCAAGCGAAATTTCCTCCCTTTTTAGATATGGACTTCTTCAAGCATCAAGCCTAAGCTATTCCGCTCTTTTAATATTCTTTTTATATAATATTATTGCTATTGGTTTTGTAGAAGAATTTTTTAAATATTTAGTAGTAAAATGCAAAGTGCTTAATCATCCTGAATTTGACGAACCAGTAGATGCTATGGTTTATATGATAATTGCCGGGTTGGGTTTTGCTGCCTTGGAAAATATTTTGTATTTAGAGCCTCATTTGCTTCCAATAATTAAATTTTCAGAAAGCTTGCAAATAACTGCTTTTAGATTTTTAGGGCCGGTCTTTCTACATGCCCTGTGTTCAGGAATAATAGGTTATTTCTTAGCCTTATCTATCTATGAAGCAAAAAATAAATTTAAATTCTTTTTCATCGGCTTGATAATAGCCAGCATATTGCATGGATTATTTAATTATTCTATAATAATGTTTGAGGGAAGTTTGAAGATTTTAATACCAACTATTATTCTAATTTCGCTTGCTCTTTTTGTTTCTTTAGGGTTTAAAAAACTCAAAAAAATGAAAAGCGTATGTAAATTATAA